The nucleotide window CACCAAGGTTTTCCTCAATGTGCCCGTGTTCGAAACCGGCGGGCGCGGCGCCACCACTGCCTTTGCCGAGCGCGGCCTGGGCGATGTGCTGATCACCTTCGAGGCCGAGGTGCTGAGCGCAGTCAATCTCCTCGGCGCCGACAAATATGAGGCCGTGGTACCCTCCGTGAGCCTCCTGGCCGAATTCCCGGTCGCCATTGTCGACAAGGTCGTTGATGCTCGTGGCAGCCGCGATCTGGCTCAGGCCTATCTCGACTTCCTCTATTCCGACGACGGTCAGCGCATCGCCGCCGGCCGCAATCACCGCGTCAACAACGAAGCCGTTGCCGCCGAATTTGCCGACCGCTTCCCCGACGTGCGCCTGGTCAATGTCGATGAGGAATTCGGCGGCTGGGCCAAGGTCTCCGAAGAACATTTCGCCGAAGGCGGCCTGCTCGACCAGGTCTTCGTGAACCAATAAGGCCAAGCGAAAAACCACCGATGACGCGGCATGACCGCGTCATCGGCCTTAGGGAGACGGACATGGTCAGTCGACGCACCAAGCACCTGCTGCCGGGTTTCGGCCTCACCATGGGCATCTCGCTCTTTTACATCACGCTGATCATTCTCCTGCCCATCGCCGCCATGCTGCTCAAGGTTGCCGGCATGGGCCTGCCCGAATTCTGGCGCATCATCTCCTCACGCCGCGCTGTCGCCGCTTATCAGATCACCTTTTCCTCGGCCTTCTACGCCACCATCCTCAATGGCGCCGTCGGCATGCTGCTCGCCTGGGTCCTCACCCGCTACCGGTTCCCTGGCCGACGCCTTCTCGATGCCCTGGTGGATCTGCCCTTCGCCCTGCCGACCGCCGTCGCCGGCCTGGTTCTGGTGACGCTCTTTGCCGATACCGGCTGGTATGGTCAGTTTCTCGAGCCCAATGGCCTCAAGATCAACTACACCCAGGCCGGCATCGTCGCGGCCATGGCCTTCACCTCGATCCCGTTTGTCGTTCGCTCCGTTCAGCCGGTGCTTGAGGAGGTCGATGAAAGCCTGGAATCGGCCGCCGAAACGCTGGGCGCAAATCGCTGGCAGGTTTTCACCCGCATCATCTGGCCAACCATCTTTCCCGCCTTCCTGGGCGGTTGCGTGCTCTCTTTCGCCCGCTCACTGGGCGAATTCGGCGCCGTGGTCTTCATTGCGGGCAATCTGCCCGGGGTCACCGAGATCGTTTCTCTGCTCATCTACATTCGCCTGGACGAATACAATTATGAGGCAGCGGCGGCCCTGGCCTTCGTTCTGCTGGCCGTTGCGTTTCTCACGCTTGTGGCCACCAATGCCCTTTCGGCCTGGCAGACCCGCTACGTGGAAAGGAGCGCATAATGGCTACTAGGCGCTCTCCCGCAGAAATCGCTTTGATCGCCCTGGCCTTCCTGCTGGCCGCGGTGGTGCTGCTGGTGCCGCTGGCGCTGATCTTCTCCTTTGCTCTGCGCGAAGGGTTTGATGTCTATCTCGCCAATATCGTCGAACCCAATACGCTCCACGCCATCTGGTTGACGGTCCTGACCGCCCTGATCGTGGTGCCCGTCAATATCGTGGTTGGTGCGGCACTGGCCTGGCTGGTCACCCGCTATCGCTTTCGCGGCAGGCAATTGCTGATCTCCATCATTGAGCTGCCCGCTTCGATGAGCCCCATCGTCGCTGGTGTGGTCTATCTTTTCCTCTATGGTGGCCAGGGCCTGCTGGGACCTTTCCTGCAAGCCAACGCCATCCAGGTCATGTTCACCCCATTGGCCATCGTGCTGGTCAGCCTCTTCGTGACCGCCCCCTTCGCCGCCCGCGAACTCATCCCGCTGATGAGCCAGCAAGGCACTGAGGATGAAGAGGCCGCCCTCTCACTGGGCGCCAATGGCTGGCAGATGTTCTGGCATGTCACGCTGCCCAATATTTCCTGGGCCATGGTCTATGGTGCCGTGCTCACCAATGCCCGCGTCATGGGCGAATTCGGCGCCGTCTCGGTCGTTTCCGGCGCCATTCGCGGCCAGACTAATACCCTGCCTCTCCAGATCAACCTGCTCTTCAACGATTTTAATGTGACCGGGGCCTTTGCCGCGGCCTCGACCTTGACGCTGATCGCGGTCATTACGCTGGTGCTCAAATCGGCTCTGGAGGCGCGCCGACACGCCTGACATTCTGGGCAACAAAAAATTGTCCACGAGCCACCGGTTGCGGGTTACACAGGACAGGCGCTGACTGTCCCTTCGGAGCTTGCATGGTCCATACCCGTCACATAGTGCCGCTCGCACATCGACCGCCGCTCGTCCTCGGCCAAAGCGCGCTGATCATGGGCATTCTGAATGTCACGCCCGACAGCTTCTCCGATGGCGGCGCGCATAATGCGGTCCAAGCGGCACTGGTCCATGCCCGCCTCATGCTGGCTCAAGGCGCCGACATCATCGATATTGGCGGCGAAAGCACCCGTCCCGGCTCCGAACCCGTCGGCACCCAGGAGGAGCTCGACCGCGTCATCCCGGTCATTGAGGCCATCCGCGACGCCGGCATCGACGCGCCCATTTCCATCGACACCATGAAGCCTCTGGTCGCCCACCAGGCGCTCGAAGCGGGGGCCGACATCATCAACGACGTCAACGGCCTGCAAGGGGCGCCGGAAATGGCCGAGATAGCTGCGGTCATGGGCGTGCCAGTCATCGCCATGCACTGGGACCGGCAATGGGCCGGCCCGACCGATCCGCTGCCCGCGATGACCGCTTATTTCAACCAGACGCTTTCCATCGCTGCCAAAGCGGGCATAGATCCATCCCACATCGTTCTCGATCCCGGCTTCGGCTTCACCAAAACCCTGAATCAGAACTACAGCATCCTCCGCCAACTCGATGATCTGGCGCGCACTTTCCCAGGCCAGCCCTTATTGGTCGGCACATCGCGAAAATCCATGATCGGCAAGCTGCTGGATAACAAGCCAGGCGAACGGCTGGCCGGCACCATCGCCACCACCATCCAGGGCTATGAGCGCGGCGGACACATCTTCCGTGTTCACGACGTCGCACCCAACCGCGATGCCCTTCGCGTCGCTGAGGCAACGCTGTATGGTCCGCCGGACGAAAGAAGCTGACCATGACAACACCTTTCACCGGCGACCGCATCGTTCTCAACGATCTGGGCTTCTACGGCTATCACGGCCTGTTTGGCGAAGAGGAACGACTCGGCCAGCGCTTCTTCATCGATCTGCAATGCGGCGTAGACCTCACGGCGCCGGGCAATAACGATGAGATCGGTCACACCGTGTCCTATGCCGACATCTATGACGTCGTGAAGGCCACATTTGAGGCCAAGCGAACCAAGCTTATCGAGGCGCTCGCGCAGAATATCGTAACCGGGCTTTTCGAGGCCTTCTCCGATATCGACTGGATCATCATCCGCGTGCGCAAACCAGAAGCGCCCATCGCCATGGTGCGCGGCGAGGCCGCCATCGAACTCCATCGGACAAGGCCCACCTGATGCCCAACGCCTGGCTCTCCCTGGGCGCCAATATTGGCGACCCGGCCGCACAATTGGCCGAGGCGATCCGGCGCCTCGATGCGCATCCGCACATTCGTGTCGTGACCCAGTCGAGCGTAATTCGCACCAAGGCCTGGGGCAAGACCGACCAACCCGACTTCGCCAACATGGCCGCGCATATCGATACCGAGCTATTGCCCATCGACCTGCTGCATGCCTGCCTCGATATCGAGCGCGACATGGGGCGGGTGCGTCATGAAGTCTGGGGGCCACGCCTTATCGACATTGATCTCATCGCCTATGAGCGGGCCGAAATGGACACGACCAAGCTCACCCTGCCGCATCGCTTCGCCCATGAACGAGACTTCGTTCTTACGCCTTTGCGCGAGATAGCCCCGGATGTGGCGGACTGGATATTGTCGCGGAAGACCTAGAGCGCTTCCAGCAAAGTGGCAACGATTTTGCGGTTCGGAAACGCGACAAAACAAGAGACTAGCGCAGCGCGTCGACCACGCGAACAGCGATATCGAACTCGACCCGCCGCTTGGCACGTCGTTCGCTGGCTTCTTCGTCCTCGCCCCAGAGCCGGATCTGATGGTCCTCATCCACATGGGCCGCCAACCAGACCTCGTCGGCGCTCATCAATTCATGCAAAAGCGCATGAGCCAGCAGGCCAGAGCCGGTCAGCCCGGTAATCGAAACGAGCGCTGTCAGGCTCAGCAAGCCCTGCCCCTCCAGCGCCGCATCGAGCTTTTCCAGCGTGGCCGGCGGCTGGGCCTGATGGATGACGCCAATGGTTGGCTGGAATGCGACATCCAGCTTCCGGGCCAGCTTGACCAGCGCATCGTCCCAGACGCGTTCCTGTTCGGCGACCAGTTCCTGGGGCGCGTCGGCCCGGTAGAGCAACAGATCATTGCCGGCAAACTTGCCGATTTCGGCCCGGAACGCCGGGATCATCTCCTCGCCGCTTTCCAGCGCCGAATTGATCAACCGGGTCATCGGCATACTCGCCGGATCGATATGGGCGTCCTGCGCCGCCCATTCTTCGGCCATGGCCTGGGCCAGATCGAGCACGGGCAGCATCACCGGAACCTTCTTGCCAGGTGTACGCAGCGGTCGGCCGTCGAGCGTAACGGCAAATCCTTCCTCGCTACGGCCAATATCGACGAGCTTGTAGAAGCGCTTGGGCAGTTCGACCTTGTTGAGGTGCTGCGCCCGGCCATATCCATCATCCTGGTGCCTGTGTGCCTCTTCGAGCTGGTCTCGCATGTCAGTTCTCCAGAATACGGTCTATAGCGTCCGGCAATTCCTCATAGCCATCAATCAGCATGTCGGCGCCCGCTTCGCGCAATTCAACCGCATGGTGATAACCCCAGGTTACTCCGATCGCCTTGGTGCCAGCAGCCTTGCCCATTTCCATATCGAAAGTGGTGTCGCCGATGATGACGGTCCGGTGCTTTTCGGCCCCGGTCTCGGCCATGGCCCGCAGCATCATGCCAGGATGCGGCTTGGAGGGATTGTGATCCGGCGTTTGCAGCGTCACGAAATGCTTTGCAATTCCATGCATCTGCGTCAGCCGATGCACGCCGTGCAGGCCCTTGCCGGTCGCTACGCCCATAAGGATGTCCGATCGCGACGCCAGGGCATCCAGAGCCTCGCGCACACCAGGAAACAGCCCCTCGCGCCCCTCGGCCGCAACCAGCGACGCGCGATAATGCGCCCGATACCGCTCCGCCAAACGGGTCGCGAGATCATGATCGTCAGACCCCAGCAATTGCAGCATGGCTTGCGGCAGGGACAAACCAATAATTCGCCGCACGATGGCAGGCGAAGGCACATCCAGCCCCGCCTCCGCAAAGGTCGTCGCCATATGCTCGGCAATCAGCGCCTGCGTATCGATCAGCGTACCGTCCATGTCGAACATGACAAGTTTCACGTCTTGTCCTCCGGGTCCGCATTCTGCGCGTCATATCGATCCGGATCAAAGCCCAAGGCCTCGAAGCTCTGCCGCATATGCGGCGGCAAGGGCGCGGAGATGTCGATCTTCTTGCCATTGCGCAGCGGCAAGACGATGCGCCGCGCGTGCAGATGCAGCCCATCGCCCAATCCGGGCGCCGGCATCCAGTTCTCGATGTTGAAATAGCGCGGATCACCGATAATGGGGGTGCCCAATTGTGCCATATGGACACGCAATTGGTGCGTGCGCCCGGTCACCGGCTTCAGCGTGACCCAGGCAAAGCGGCGGCTGGCCGTGTCCGTTGTCGAATAATAGCTTGAGGAATGCACGGCGCCCGGCGTGCCATTGCGCACCACCACCATCTGCTCGCCGTCGGTTGTCGCCTGCTTTGCCAGGAAGCACGAGATTTCGCCCTGGCGGGGCGCCGGATTGCCGGCAACCACTGCCCAGTAGATCTTGCGCGCCGAGCGCGAACGAAACACGGAACCGAAATGCTTGGCCGCCGCCGCCGTCTTGGCCACCACAAGACAGCCGGACGTATCACGGTCCAGTCGATGCACCAGTCGCGGCGCTTCGCCGGCCTTGTTGGGCAGGTTTTTCAGCAGGCCATCCATGTGCCGCGTCGTGCCGCTACCGCCCTGCACTGCCAGGCCATGCGGCTTGTTGAACACATAGAGGTCGTCATCCTCATAAAGGATCAGGTCCTTGAGGAACCGGACATCTGCCTCATTGGGCTTGAACGGTCGGACGGTATCGGGGTCGTCGATGGGCGGAATACGCACCACCTGCCCTTCGGCAATGCGCGTGCTGGTCTGCACCTTGGCCTTGTCGACACGCACTTCGCCATTGCGAATGAGCTTTTGCAGCCGTCCGAAGCCCAATTGTGGGAAATACCGCGCGAACCAGCGGTCCAGGCGCATGCCGTCATCGTCCGCACTGACTTCCCGATGTTGTACGCCACTCATGCCATGCTGCCTCTGCTGATCAGGAGCCCGAGATATAGGCCTACAAGACAAACCACAACCGACAAGCAGACATAGAGCAGCGCTTGCGCCAACGCGCCGCGCTCAATCAGGAAGATCGTGTCCAACGAGAAGGACGAAAAGGTTGTGAACCCGCCCAGAACACCAATGGCCGCAAACAGCCTGATATCATTGGACATAGTCGGCATTGTGCGCGCCAGCACGCCGATCAGCACGCCCATCAGGCAAGATCCGGCAATGTTCACCAATAGCGTGGCCAATGGAAAGCTGGAGACCCAGAACCGGCCGACCAGAACGGATAATCCGTAGCGCGACATGGCACCAATCGCGCCCCCCGCCCCGACGAGCAAGAATGCCTGCATACCCTATTCCTCTGTCCTTGCGGACCGCTTTGCGGTGCGCAGGCGAGCGAAATACTCCATGCGCTTGCGCAGGTCACGCTCAAAGCCGCGTTCGACCGGATGGTAGAAATCCTGCCGCCCAATCTTTTCGGGGAAATATTCCTGCCCTGAAAAGGCCTCCGGCGTGTCGTGATCGTAGATATAGCCCTCGCCATAACCCTGCCCCTTCATCATTTTTGTCGGGGCGTTGAGAATGACCTTGGGCGGCATGGGCGAGCCAGTCGCCTTGGCGACTGAAACGGCCGCCTTATAGGCGGTGTAGACGGCATTGGATTTGGGTGCCAACGCCAGATAGACCACAACCTGCGCCAGCGACAGCTCGCCCTCGGGTGAGCCGAGCATCTGGTAGGCATCCCGCGCCGCCACGGCCAGGGTGAGCGCCTGCGGATCAGCCAGGCCGATATCTTCCGATGCCATGCGGATCAACCGCCGGGCCAGGAACAGCGGGTCCTCGCCCGCATCGAGCATGCGCGCGAAATAATAGAGCGCCGCATCGGGATCGGAACCGCGAATGGTCTTGTGCAGCGCCGAAATGAGGTTGTAATGCCCGTCCTGCGCCTTGTCGTAGATCGGCGCCCGACGCTGCACCACCGAGAGCAGGCTGGTGGGATCGAGCGTTTCCCCCTCTTCCCCCGAAGCCAGAATTTCCTCGACGAGGCCCAACAGCGCCCGTCCATCGCCATCAGCCAGGCCCAGCAAGGTCGCGCGCGCTTCATCCGTTAGTGGAAGAGCCGAGCCCAACAGACTCTCGGCGCGCTGCAAAAGACTCTCGAGATCGTCCAGGCCGAGCGATTCAAAGCGTAGGACCTGACTGCGCGACAATAGCGCAGCGTTGAGCTCGAAAGACGGATTTTCGGTCGTCGCCCCCACCAGCACGACCGTGCCATCCTCCATCACCGGCAGGAAGCTGTCCTGCTGGGCCCGGTTGAAGCGGTGGATTTCGTCGACAAACAGTAAGGTGCGGTGTCCGGACAGGCGCTCGAACCGCGCCTTTTCGAACACTTTCTTGAGGTCCGCGACTCCGGAGAAAATTGCCGAAATCTGCTCGAACCGATAGCCGATCTGATCGGCGAGGAGGCGCGCAACTGTAGTTTTTCCGGTGCCGGGCGGCCCCCACAAGATCAGGGAACCCAGCCGTCCCGAGGCCAGCATCCGCCGCAAGGTTCCTCCCTCGCCCAGCAGATGCTGCTGCCCGATCACCTCATCGAGGCTGCGCGGGCGCAATTGATCGGCCAGGGGGCGGGCCTTGTCGGTTTCGGTTGAATCGGCGGCGAACAGGTCGGACATGGCTTTTCAATAACAGAGCACCGCCCGGTTCGCACTACCCGCGGAGCCGCCGACCTTGGCGCCCCCTCTCACCCGCTTACAATCGCCCGGCTTACGCGTCCTTCGCGCTGCAGGATGATCTGCCATGTCCGCACGCGCTGCGACGCGATTTGCGAGAACGTCGCGGCATCGGTGATTTCAGTGTCATTGAGCGAGAGCAGCACATCATCGACACGCAACCCCATGGCCTCGGCCGGCGAGCCCGGTTGGACCGCCGTCACCAGCACGCCGACGGCGTCATAGGGCATTCCCTTTGCCTCGGCGAGCGCCGGATCGAGCTGTCGAACCGTCACGCCGGCAAAGCGCGAATTGGCCGAAATACTGGCAATAGCGCTATCTGCCGGTTGCGGCGCAGCCTCGACGAGAAAATCAATCGTCTCGGTCGCTCCACTGCGCAGCCGCTCCAATTTTGCACTCTCGCCCAAGGTCCGCGTTGCCAACCGGAAGTTGAAGGCGCTGGGATCATCGACGCGGAAGCCGTCGACCGACAGGATCACATCGCCGGACTGGAAACCGGCCCGCTCAGCAGGACCACTCGGCGCGACCTCGGTGATCATCGCACCATGCGGCGCCATCATGCCCAGGCTCGCTGCAATATCGGAACTGACCGGCTGCATCTTGGCACCAAACCAGGGGCGCACGATCTCGCCGCCATTGACGCCCGCCTCGGCAACCAGCCGGGCCATATTGGCCGGAATGGCAAAGCCGATCCCCACCGATCCGCCCGACTGGGAATAGATGGCCGTGTTGATACCCACCAGCCGTCCCGCCATATCGACAAGCGCCCCACCGGAATTGCCCGGATTGATGGCCGCGTCGGTCTGGATAAAAAACTCATAGTCGGTCGCTTCCACGCCCGTGCGCGCCAGTGCCGAAACAATGCCGCTCGTCACCGTCTGTCCAACGCCAAACGGATTGCCGATGGCAAGCACTAGGTCACCAACCAACAGGTGGTCGCTATCGGCAAAGCTGATGGCCGGAAATGTGGCGTCACCGCCGTCGCGCACCCGCAAGACTGCAAGATCAGTCTGCTCATCCTCGATCACAATATCGACGGCGTACTCCCGCCCATCGCTGAGGGCAATCCGCACATCAGTCGCCCCTTCGATAACGTGCCGATTGGTCAGAATAACGCCGGCAGCGTCCACGATGACACCCGAGCCGAGCGACCGGGACTCGCGGGGCCGGCTCTGGAAATACCGGTCACCGAAGAAGCGGGAGAAAAACGGGTCATTAGCGAAGGGTGAAACCGTCTGCTGCTCGATCCGCGTCGCATAGACATTGACCACGGACGGTGAAACCGCTTCTACGATTGGCGCAAAACTCAGCTTTATTTCTGCATCGCTCTGGGGAATGGCGCGTTGCTCTATGGGAGCATCGGCCTGCGGCGCCTGCGCCACGGCGGGTGGTGCTCCGTTCCATGGGGCAAGGGCCAGGCTGCCTGCCCCCGCGACAACCACCAGGGCAACGCACGAAAACACTAGCGAGCGCAACGACATGGCCAATCCTTCGGAATCTATTTGTAAGCTGAATCACCGCTTGCGGGGAGGACGAGGACAACGCCCAGAATCTGTCACGAAAATGACGCCTCGACATTGTTGGTTGGCCACGCAAATAAACATTTGCGCGAGGGGACACACGGCCCTATATGCAGCGCTCAATTTTCCGCAAACACCCAGCCCCGAAAGGCCTGTTGTCCAATGACTGACGAGCCGAAGACCATCCATGCCAACACCTCGGCATTGATTGCTGCTGAAGCACCCGACTTCCCCTCCTTCCTGTTTTCCGAGAAGGAGTTCCACCGGGCGATCAAGGTCTTCAAAAAGGGCTTTGACGGGCTGCTGACCTATGCGGTCAAATGCAACCCATCGCCGCACATCATTTCCCAGCTGCATGCCGAGGGACTCAAGGCCTTCGACGTCGCCTCCAATACCGAAATGGAACTGGTGCGCGATTACGCGCCGGGTGCGGTGATGCATTACAACAACCCGATCAAGAACAAGCGCGAGATCGCCCGCGCTTATGACGAGTTCGGCGTCCGCAGCTTCACCATCGACCACCCCCAGCAGCTTGACCAGCTCGCCTCGGTCGTGTCGCCCAGCCGCGACGTCGAGGTGACCACGCGCTTCAAGGCCGGCAAGGCGCTCAAATCCTATGATTTCGGCATTAAGTTCGGCGTCATGGAGCAGGCCGCCGCCGAAATCGTCACGGCCGTCGAGAAAATGGGCTATACGCCTAGCCTCTGTTTCCACGTCGGCAGCCAGTGCGAAGATGCCTATGCCTATGAGCGGCATATCGCGGCCGCGGCCCGTATTGTCGAAGAAGCCGGCATCGACCTCAAGCGCCTCAATATCGGCGGCGGCTATCCGGCCCCCTACCCGACCAGCGAAGCCCCCCCGATGGACTATTACTTTGAGACCATCGCCAAGGCCGTTGCCGAACACTTCCCCAACAAGGCGCCCGAGCTCATCATCGAGCCCGGCCGCGCGCTGGTCACCTCGTCCACCTCCCTGCTGCTGCGCGTCAAGCATCAGCGCGGTGGCCAGGCCGTCTATGTCAATGACGGCGCCTATGGTGCGCTGATGGAAGTCAAGTTCATGCACTTCACCCCGCCGGTGCGCGTCTGGCGTGGCCCACGCCTGCACGACAACAATGGCGAGTTCAGCGAATTCACCCTGTGGGGCCCCACCTGCGACAGCTATGACGTGCTGCCCCAGGTGTTCACGCTGCCCGCCGATATCGACGAAGACGATTGGATCGAGTTCGGCTTGATGGGCGCCTATACCCAGGCCTCGCTCACCCCCTTCAACGGCTTCGACCGCCGCGACCAATACTGGGTCGAGAGCATCTATACCGGCAAGGATATGGCGCCGGCCGAATAAATCGCTTCCAAACCACACGAAACCGCCCCGACCAATCGGGGCGGTTTCGGCGTCTCTGGAGACACCAATGACCCCGGTTCTACCGCTTCATAGTCTGGGACAGCGGATCGTCGTCCTCGGCCCCTCCAACGCCGGCAAACCGACCTTGGCCGCGGCCCTTGGGCGAAAGCTCGACATTGCGGTGGTCCATCTCGACCAGCTTCACCACCAACCCAACACCAATTGGGTCCCGCGTCCTCGCGAGGAGTTCCATGCGCTGCAACGCGCGGCCATGCTCGGCGATGCCTGGGTGATGGACGGCAATTATAGCGGCTTGTTTGATGAACGCCTGGCGCGTGCCACCGGCGCGATCGTGCTGGATGATGGCCACTGGCAACGTACGGGACGCTATCTGCGCCGCACCCTGTTTGAGCATCACCGCATCGGCAGTCTGGAAGGCAACAAGGACAGCGTCAAATGGTCCATGCTCCACTGGGTCTTCGTCGCTTCCCGCCACAACGGTGCCCGCTATCGCCGGACCGTCGCCGCCGCCGGCCTGCCGCACGTGTTCTGCCAGTCATTGCGTCAGGTCAGGGACCTCTACGCCGCCTGGGACCTCGCCTGGCCATATCCAGCACACCGACCGGCCCAAAAGCGAGAAAGGCGGCCATGAAAAATCATGACCGCCTCAATTCAGTGTGCTGCAGTGGCGCTTATGCCGCTTCGGCTTCGTCGTCCTGCGTGAAGACCGGACCGGAATCCTGGCCCTTGGCATCGACGTCACGATCGACGAACTCGATCACGGCCAGCGGGGCATTGTCGCCATAGCGGAAGCCGGCCTTGAGGATACGCAAGTAACCGCCCTGGCGTTCCTTGTAGCGCGGGCCGAGCACGGCGAAGAGCTTTGCCACCTGGGCTTCATCGCCGATCTGGGCAATGGCCTGGCGACGGGCATGCAGGTCGCCGCGCTTGCCAAGGGTGACGAGCTTTTCGACGATCGGACGCAGGTCCTTCGCCTTGGGCAGCGTGGTGACGATCTGTTCGTGCTTGATCAGCGCTGCAGACATGTTGGCAAACATGGCCTTGCGGTGAGAAGCGGTTCGGCTGAACTTGCGGCCTCGGGAAGCGTGGCGCATGGGTTATCTCCTAAAGTCTGGGCAGCGCCGGATCAGTAATGATCTTCGTAGCGCTTGGCGAGGTCATCGATATTCTCGGGCGGCCAGTTGTTGACATCCATTCCGAGATGAAGCCCCATCTGTGCCAGGACTTCCTTGATTTCATTGAGCGACTTGCGGCCAAAATTCGGGGTCCGCAGCATCTCGGCTTCCGTCTTCTGGATGAGGTCGCCGATATAGACGATATTGTCGTTCTTGAGGCAGTTGGCCGAGCGGACCGACAGTTCGAGCTCGTCGACCTTCTTGAGCAGCGCCGGGTTGAAGGCGAGTTCAGGAACAGCGTCCTGGGCCTTCTCCTTGGTGGGCTCTTCGAAATTGACGAAAACCGACAGCTGATCCTGCAGGATACGGGCAGCATAGGCCACCGCGTCTTCCGGCGAAATCGCGCCATTGGTCTCGACCGACAGGGTCAGCTTGTCCTTGTCCAGGCTTTCACCGGCACGGGTCGCATCGACCTTGTAGCTCACGCGACGAACCGGCGAAAACAGCGAGTCGACCGGGATGTAGCCGATCGGTGCGTCTTCGGGGCGGTTCTTGTCGGCCGGCACATAACCCTTGCCGGTGTCGACCGTGAACTCGATATTGATCTCGGCGCCGTCGTCGAGATGGCAAATCACCAGCTCGGGGTTCAGCACTTCGATGTCACCGGAAACCTTGATGTCACCGGCAGTGACGGCAGCCGGGCCCTGCTTGGAGAGGGTCAGGCGCTTGGGGCCTTCGCCACCCATCTTCAGGGCGATTTCCTTGACGTTGAGAACGAGATCGGTGATGTCCTCGCGCACGCCGGGCAGCGAGGAGAATTCATGCAGGATGCCGTCAATCTGGATCGCGGTCACTGCTGCGCCCTGAAGCGACGACAGCAGCACGCGACGAAGGGCATTGCCCAGGGTAAGCCCGT belongs to Devosia sp. XK-2 and includes:
- the crcB gene encoding fluoride efflux transporter CrcB; protein product: MQAFLLVGAGGAIGAMSRYGLSVLVGRFWVSSFPLATLLVNIAGSCLMGVLIGVLARTMPTMSNDIRLFAAIGVLGGFTTFSSFSLDTIFLIERGALAQALLYVCLSVVVCLVGLYLGLLISRGSMA
- the folK gene encoding 2-amino-4-hydroxy-6-hydroxymethyldihydropteridine diphosphokinase, with the protein product MPNAWLSLGANIGDPAAQLAEAIRRLDAHPHIRVVTQSSVIRTKAWGKTDQPDFANMAAHIDTELLPIDLLHACLDIERDMGRVRHEVWGPRLIDIDLIAYERAEMDTTKLTLPHRFAHERDFVLTPLREIAPDVADWILSRKT
- a CDS encoding ATP12 family protein, whose amino-acid sequence is MRDQLEEAHRHQDDGYGRAQHLNKVELPKRFYKLVDIGRSEEGFAVTLDGRPLRTPGKKVPVMLPVLDLAQAMAEEWAAQDAHIDPASMPMTRLINSALESGEEMIPAFRAEIGKFAGNDLLLYRADAPQELVAEQERVWDDALVKLARKLDVAFQPTIGVIHQAQPPATLEKLDAALEGQGLLSLTALVSITGLTGSGLLAHALLHELMSADEVWLAAHVDEDHQIRLWGEDEEASERRAKRRVEFDIAVRVVDALR
- the cysW gene encoding sulfate ABC transporter permease subunit CysW; its protein translation is MATRRSPAEIALIALAFLLAAVVLLVPLALIFSFALREGFDVYLANIVEPNTLHAIWLTVLTALIVVPVNIVVGAALAWLVTRYRFRGRQLLISIIELPASMSPIVAGVVYLFLYGGQGLLGPFLQANAIQVMFTPLAIVLVSLFVTAPFAARELIPLMSQQGTEDEEAALSLGANGWQMFWHVTLPNISWAMVYGAVLTNARVMGEFGAVSVVSGAIRGQTNTLPLQINLLFNDFNVTGAFAAASTLTLIAVITLVLKSALEARRHA
- a CDS encoding RluA family pseudouridine synthase encodes the protein MSGVQHREVSADDDGMRLDRWFARYFPQLGFGRLQKLIRNGEVRVDKAKVQTSTRIAEGQVVRIPPIDDPDTVRPFKPNEADVRFLKDLILYEDDDLYVFNKPHGLAVQGGSGTTRHMDGLLKNLPNKAGEAPRLVHRLDRDTSGCLVVAKTAAAAKHFGSVFRSRSARKIYWAVVAGNPAPRQGEISCFLAKQATTDGEQMVVVRNGTPGAVHSSSYYSTTDTASRRFAWVTLKPVTGRTHQLRVHMAQLGTPIIGDPRYFNIENWMPAPGLGDGLHLHARRIVLPLRNGKKIDISAPLPPHMRQSFEALGFDPDRYDAQNADPEDKT
- the folB gene encoding dihydroneopterin aldolase, which translates into the protein MTTPFTGDRIVLNDLGFYGYHGLFGEEERLGQRFFIDLQCGVDLTAPGNNDEIGHTVSYADIYDVVKATFEAKRTKLIEALAQNIVTGLFEAFSDIDWIIIRVRKPEAPIAMVRGEAAIELHRTRPT
- a CDS encoding HAD-IA family hydrolase, which gives rise to MKLVMFDMDGTLIDTQALIAEHMATTFAEAGLDVPSPAIVRRIIGLSLPQAMLQLLGSDDHDLATRLAERYRAHYRASLVAAEGREGLFPGVREALDALASRSDILMGVATGKGLHGVHRLTQMHGIAKHFVTLQTPDHNPSKPHPGMMLRAMAETGAEKHRTVIIGDTTFDMEMGKAAGTKAIGVTWGYHHAVELREAGADMLIDGYEELPDAIDRILEN
- the cysT gene encoding sulfate ABC transporter permease subunit CysT, with product MVSRRTKHLLPGFGLTMGISLFYITLIILLPIAAMLLKVAGMGLPEFWRIISSRRAVAAYQITFSSAFYATILNGAVGMLLAWVLTRYRFPGRRLLDALVDLPFALPTAVAGLVLVTLFADTGWYGQFLEPNGLKINYTQAGIVAAMAFTSIPFVVRSVQPVLEEVDESLESAAETLGANRWQVFTRIIWPTIFPAFLGGCVLSFARSLGEFGAVVFIAGNLPGVTEIVSLLIYIRLDEYNYEAAAALAFVLLAVAFLTLVATNALSAWQTRYVERSA
- the folP gene encoding dihydropteroate synthase; translated protein: MVHTRHIVPLAHRPPLVLGQSALIMGILNVTPDSFSDGGAHNAVQAALVHARLMLAQGADIIDIGGESTRPGSEPVGTQEELDRVIPVIEAIRDAGIDAPISIDTMKPLVAHQALEAGADIINDVNGLQGAPEMAEIAAVMGVPVIAMHWDRQWAGPTDPLPAMTAYFNQTLSIAAKAGIDPSHIVLDPGFGFTKTLNQNYSILRQLDDLARTFPGQPLLVGTSRKSMIGKLLDNKPGERLAGTIATTIQGYERGGHIFRVHDVAPNRDALRVAEATLYGPPDERS